In Humulus lupulus chromosome 6, drHumLupu1.1, whole genome shotgun sequence, a single genomic region encodes these proteins:
- the LOC133781650 gene encoding anthocyanidin 3-O-glucosyltransferase 2-like, with amino-acid sequence MKRGELVFIPFPGVGHFVSSLEMAKHLVTQDHRLSISIITIKIPGFEPPNKPYIQSLPFSISERIKFIEISEEHKLDSNPNQNPVQFLTSFFENMKPHVRNAVKNLIVSFSDQPDSPTLAGIVIDMFCTAMIDVADEFGVPSYLFFTSGAGILRLMVHLETLSTDQNKDITKYKDEPDAELVVPGFVKPLPVKVFPDTLLDKVACPLLLGLFRDMRRTKGFLVNTFTELESTMIDSLAKDNSIPQIYPVGPIINRNPNNDQNEINIVTWLDSQPSSSVVFLCFGSRGSFNGEQVKEIAMGLERSGVRFLWSLRKQPQKGKSSEPEEYTDFNEVLPEGFLDRTSEIGKVIGWAPQVTVLAHSSVGGFVSHCGWNSTLESLWFGVPMATWPLYAEQQINAFMLVNEFRLAVEIKLDYRRGLDEGTTVIVKAEEIEVGIRKLMEPRNDVRKRVKDISEKGKKALLEGGSSYSSLCRFANDVIDNIT; translated from the coding sequence ATGAAAAGGGGAGAATTAGTTTTCATTCCTTTCCCAGGAGTGGGCCACTTCGTCTCATCATTAGAGATGGCAAAGCATCTTGTTACTCAAGATCATCGTCTTTCTATCTCAATAATAACCATCAAAATACCAGGCTTCGAGCCCCCCAACAAACCCTACATCCAATCTCTTCCTTTCTCCATCTCCGAACGCATCAAGTTCATCGAAATCTCGGAAGAACATAAACTTGATTCTAATCCAAATCAGAATCCCGTCCAGTTCCTCACTTCATTCTTCGAAAATATGAAACCCCACGTTCGAAACGCAGTCAAGAACCTCATCGTCTCCTTTTCGGATCAACCCGACTCGCCTACGCTGGCCGGTATCGTCATCGACATGTTCTGTACTGCCATGATCGACGTTGCCGACGAGTTTGGGGTCCCCTCCTACTTGTTCTTCACGTCTGGGGCCGGGATTCTCCGACTTATGGTTCATCTCGAAACCCTAAGTACCGACCAAAACAAAGATATTACCAAATATAAAGATGAACCTGATGCAGAGCTTGTCGTTCCCGGTTTCGTCAAGCCGCTTCCGGTCAAGGTCTTCCCAGATACGTTACTTGACAAGGTGGCGTGCCCTTTGCTCCTCGGTCTATTCAGAGATATGAGAAGAACCAAGGGCTTTTTGGTAAATACGTTCACGGAGTTAGAGTCCACTATGATTGATTCCTTAGCTAAAGATAACTCGATCCCACAAATTTATCCAGTAGGACCCATAATAAACCGTAACCCTAACAACGACCAGAATGAAATCAACATCGTGACGTGGCTAGATAGCCAGCCTTCATCGTCGGTAGTGTTCCTGTGCTTTGGGAGTAGGGGAAGCTTCAATGGGGAGCAAGTGAAAGAGATAGCCATGGGATTAGAGCGGAGTGGGGTTCGGTTTCTGTGGTCCTTAAGAAAACAACCACAGAAAGGTAAGTCATCTGAGCCAGAAGAGTACACCGATTTCAATGAAGTTCTTCCGGAGGGGTTTCTTGATAGAACATCTGAGATCGGAAAGGTCATAGGTTGGGCTCCACAGGTGACTGTGCTGGCTCACTCCTCAGTTGGAGGGTTCGTCTCTCATTGTGGTTGGAACTCAACCCTAGAGAGCTTATGGTTTGGGGTACCAATGGCGACATGGCCTTTGTATGCTGAGCAACAAATCAACGCTTTCATGCTAGTGAATGAGTTCAGATTAGCCGTGGAGATTAAGTTGGACTACAGGAGGGGCTTAGATGAAGGAACTACTGTGATTGTGAAAGCTGAAGAAATAGAGGTTGGGATTCGAAAGTTGATGGAGCCTCGTAATGATGTTAGGAAGAGAGTCAAAGATATTAGTGAGAAGGGCAAGAAAGCCTTATTAGAAGGTGGGTCATCGTACTCTTCGTTGTGTCGTTTTGCAAACGATGTGATTGATAATATAACTTAA
- the LOC133781649 gene encoding putative UDP-glucose flavonoid 3-O-glucosyltransferase 3, translated as MKKGELVFIPFPSAGHIVPILEMAKHLVAGDHRLSISILIIKVPGLEPPTKSYMQSLLGSLPVERINFIDLTEAEIVDCTSSSLIELATSFYENLKPYVRSAVKNLIDSFSSQPDAPTLAGFVIDMFCTAMIDVADEFGIPSYVFYASGAGCLRFMAHLESLTATDQNKDFTKYNDEPDAEIIVPGFANPVPAKVFPDVVLDKVNSPLNLGQHRDMRRSKGILVNTLMELESTMIDSLAEDKLFPPIYPLGPIVNLNNTNPISNHKETNIVTWLDRQPPSSVVFLCFGSLGSFSGEQVKEIAAGLERSGVRFLWSLRKQPQKDHPIIPEEYTDFNEVLPEGFLDRTAEIGKVIGWAPQVTVLAHSSVGGFVSHCGWNSTLESLWFGVPMATWSLFAEQRLNAFMLVKEFRLAVEIKFDYRRGFDEGTTVIVKAEEIAVGIRKLMEPNNDIRKRVKDISEKGKKALLEGDSSYSSLCRFVNVVIDNMP; from the coding sequence atgaagaaaggagaaCTAGTTTTCATTCCATTTCCAAGTGCAGGCCACATCGTCCCAATATTGGAGATGGCAAAGCATCTGGTTGCTGGAGATCATCGTCTCTCCATCTCAATCCTCATCATAAAGGTGCCAGGCTTAGAACCCCCCACCAAATCCTACATGCAATCTCTCCTTGGCTCCTTGCCCGTCGAACGCATCAACTTCATCGATCTTACGGAAGCTGAGATTGTTGACTGCACCAGTTCTAGTCTCATCGAGTTAGCCACTTCATTCTACGAAAATCTCAAACCCTACGTTCGAAGCGCCGTCAAGAACCTCATCGACTCCTTTTCGAGCCAACCCGACGCGCCTACGCTGGCCGGTTTCGTCATCGACATGTTTTGCACTGCCATGATTGACGTTGCCGACGAGTTTGGGATCCCCTCCTACGTGTTCTACGCGTCCGGAGCGGGGTGTCTCCGATTCATGGCTCATCTCGAATCCCTAACAGCAACCGACCAAAACAAAGACTTTACCAAATATAATGATGAACCGGATGCAGAGATTATCGTTCCGGGTTTCGCCAACCCGGTTCCGGCCAAGGTCTTCCCCGATGTGGTGCTGGACAAGGTGAATTCCCCCTTGAATCTTGGTCAACATAGAGATATGAGGAGaagcaagggcattttggtaaataCGCTTATGGAGTTAGAGTCCACCATGATTGATTCCTTAGCTGAAGATAAACTCTTCCCGCCAATTTACCCTTTAGGACCCATTGTAAATCTTAATAACACTAACCCTATCTCTAACCATAAAGAAACTAACATCGTGACATGGCTAGATAGACAGCCTCCATCGTCGGTAGTTTTCTTGTGCTTCGGGAGCTTGGGAAGCTTCAGTGGGGAGCAGGTGAAAGAGATAGCCGCGGGATTAGAGCGGAGTGGGGTTCGGTTTCTTTGGTCCTTAAGAAAACAACCACAGAAAGATCATCCAATTATCCCAGAGGAATACACGGATTTCAATGAAGTTCTTCCGGAGGGATTTCTTGATCGAACGGCTGAGATTGGAAAGGTCATAGGTTGGGCTCCACAGGTGACTGTCCTGGCTCACTCCTCAGTTGGAGGGTTTGTCTCCCATTGTGGTTGGAACTCAACCTTAGAGAGCTTGTGGTTTGGGGTGCCCATGGCGACGTGGTCTTTGTTTGCTGAGCAACGACTCAACGCTTTCATGCTAGTGAAGGAGTTCAGATTAGCGGTGGAGATTAAGTTCGACTACAGGAGAGGCTTCGATGAAGGAACTACTGTGATTGTGAAAGCTGAAGAAATAGCGGTTGGGATTAGAAAGTTGATGGAGCCTAATAATGATATTAGGAAGAGAGTGAAAGATATTAGCGAGAAGGGTAAGAAAGCCTTATTGGAAGGTGATTCCTCGTACTCTTCGTTGTGTCGTTTTGTAAACGTTGTGATTGATAACATgccttaa